The Pieris rapae chromosome 8, ilPieRapa1.1, whole genome shotgun sequence genomic interval ACAGAGTCTTACAATTTCATGAAGAAGAGTTGACGCAAATGGTTTCCTCTATGTCTGACGGTTGGAAATTTGAGCAATTGATAAATATTGGATCTCAATATAATTATGGTACTGAAGACCATGCTGAATTCCTGTGTGTGGTTAGCAGAGAATGTGGTAACAATCCAAATAGCAATGACATAGAACCTACAGATCGAGCAATGGTTCTTCAACAAAAGGGCTCAAGAATTTGAAATTACACTTTTGAAGTAGCAATACTGTAAGTGATAATTAAGACATTTTAAGTGTAATATTGTACATAATGTTGCATGAACTTTATGTGAAAGtgtttttaattcttacaaCTTTAAGTATGCATTGCATAAATTCAGTTATATGATTTTAcagctttatataaatttattctgcCAAAGTGATGAATGATATTgtcttttcaatattattattgtccaAATACTCAGTTTCAAGAatgcttaaattatattgtatgtaaaatagacaaatattattaattgtttatcataaaatgttgtatgtaaaataacttttatggGTGTATGTTCTTTGGATGATTAAACATGTTTGCTTGGTTTTCTGATTAATgattcttattataaaacagataagAATGTCtccatattttaaagaaaataatattgatattatagtTACTCGCTGAGAaagatatatttcataatgtatataatagtgATGTTCCACattataaaatcattgctcAAAGAGATTTCAACCAAGTCTAAAGTTACATGCCCTTTAATGTTTTGgactacaatatttttgtatattaaggttttgtttataacttaaataaaagacactgccgttataaaacattataataagtGTATGATGTACTTATACTATAATTTGACCCATAAACATAGCAAACAAAAGTGTAGGTTTATCTTTAATGTGTGTAATTACAAAGTGCCTCCTTgttaaataacattacatCTTTGTTTATCTGTATTTTAgacctaaaatttattataattaatgtgagCCATTACTTAAACAATTATGAGCCTTAATAAAGACACCTTGTTAAGCCTctgaaaaatacaaattgtgaTTAGGTGgtagttattataaaacataattactaTGGTAATGTACATttcttagataaaaataataaacaattattgttgttGATAACTTTATTTCACAGTTTAAAGTAGAGAATTGACTGATGAttgtaaagatttatttgaCACACACTTcacttaagaaatatattcaggttaatcaaatataactacattatatgtatgatgcttttaaaaaaataaaggtttttactattaaaaacatatttaacctacacatttcataaaatattgcatttaaCTGCATTAAATACAAGTCAACATGAGTATCTCCAAAGATACTTTTAAGAATAGATTAGAGATATATCAAAATACAGTTTCACTCATATTAGTTAAGGCAATGGGgtttattgtatttcataaagaattattaatcTATCAACTTGCTTTAACAATAAGCTGCCTAGCACCAGTCTGCCATATATGTAAAATCAGAAAAAAGTTTATGGTCAGTTGTACTCAGAGGTCTTGGCTCTTTGGGAGGAGTGAGAACAGCTGCTTCAGAGGTGAACTCACTATCAAAATTACTGACGTCTTCTAGATTATTAATTGTTGGCACAAATGGTGGTTTCACCTTTCTCAAAAGTAACTGTTCCCAGTCAACATTTCTGAAGAAAGCCTGCTTTTTAACATCTTCAGCATCTCTCTCTGAGGAACCTAGTCGTCTTTCaggattttttcttaataatcgGCGCATCAATGCAATTGATTCCAATGATAATGTTCTAGGATATCTAACTTCATCATTTACAATAGAATCAAATACTTCTCCTTCATCTTCCCCAGGGAATGGTGATTCTCCAACCAACATCTCAAATATTAACACACCAAGGCCCCACCAATCCACTGCTCTTGTGTATGATGTCTCTGTTAAAACTTCAGGAGCCAGAAACTCTGGGGTACCACAGAAAGTGCCAGTACGATCACCCCAACCCATGCCCTCCTTGCATAAACCAAAATCTGCTATCTTGACATACCCCTCTGTGTCCAGAAGTAGATTATCCAACTTTAAATctctataaattatgttattttcatgtaaataCTGTAGGCCTAATACTACACAAGCTGCATAAAATACTGCCCTGGGCTCTGTGAACACATCAGCATGTATATGCATCATAAGGTCACCACCAGCAGCATATTCCATCACAAAACACACATGTTGATCAGTTTGAAAGCATGCAAATAGGTTTACTAAAAATGGATGCCTAATGGCATTAGCAACTTCAAAAATGCGTTTTTCAGACAAGAGAGAATCAACCTCATCTCTAGCAATAATATCacctttttttaaagctttaatggcaaaatattcatttgttgGTTTGTATTGAGCTAATATTACTTTTCCAAAATGGCCTCTTCCTAAGACACTCAGTAGTCTAAAACTATTCATTGACATTTCACCTGACTGCCTCCTAGAATCTGGTTCCTTACTCATTGTTTCTATGACTGATGATGACCTTGATGAAGACAGGCGCATATTACTTGTTATTTCCACAATTTGATCATCACTACTTGGGTATTCAAGAAGTAATTTAGGAGATGGAGATGGAGGATATTCTACTAAAGGAGTATTGCATGCAGAAGATTGTGGATCCTTTGCAATATAATTATCTCTAGTGTATGAATCTTCCAAAAAGGCAAAAGCTTCTTGTAACTCTTTTTCCATTCTAAGTGTAGAGACATTTGGAGGGGGTTGTACTGGCAGAGAAGGCTTTGGTGGTGGCTGTAAAATAGGCACATGTGGTATAGTTGGTAGACCCAATGGTCTAACACCCGCCATCCCCGTAAAAGTGGCATTGGTATTatcaatatctttattatcatGATGTGTTTCAAAGTTATGGTGCTGGCTCTGACTTAGagcattttgaatattttgaaCAGATGGTGAGGACCTCTTTAACAATCTGCCTAAAACAACAGCAGGTATATGCATTTCTCCATAGGACGGTCGGGGGATGTTTTTGCCTTgttgtttgaatatttttctctGGCGTTGGAGTTTAGGTTTTCTTGATACAATAggatttaaaaacttaatctcTGCAAATAACAATCCCTGGGGCTCTAACTCTAAAGCCATGCCATGCCGAATATCATCAATGAACTCTTCTAGTCTCAAAAACTTGACAGCACATAGGCCTCGCCAGTCTTTCCAATGTATTCCAATTTCAAGTTCTCTCGATTTATCCAGCTTAATTGTGAatctaagaaatataaataagaatgagttttttttaagtgtaaaaaaaaacatagaagTAGCCATGGTTTTATAGCAAGAAAATAAGTTAATGATAAAAGAAGTTAACAATActgactaaaaaattaaatgatgcCACCTAGTCAGACAACAAATATGTGACTTGCCAATTGATAAGATGTAATGAGTAATCATATTGTCTAAGAAATTGTAAAGATTAAATTTCAAGGAAATAGATATGCAGTTAAGggtaattctataaaatattttcaaaggtACTTCTCAACAGGATATGTAAAAAGATTGATGAAAATCAGCCAGAAGAACAAGCAGGCTTTAGAACCAACTACTCCACTTTAGATCATATTCATACCGTTAAACAAATAATGGAAAAATACAGAGAATACAATCTACCACTATACACTGCCTTCATAGATTACAATAAAGCCTTTGATAGCCTTGATCACAGCTATATGTGGAAGTGCCTACAACAAATGGGGATAAATAATGTGTATTTGAATCTATTAAAGGAAATATACAACCACAACAAAGCAAGAATCAAACTAGAGAAACTAGGAAGCACCTTCCAAATCAGCAAAGGTGTTAGACAGGGTGATCCTATCTCTCCGAAATTATTCCTAGCCGCTTTGGAAGGCATTTTCCGAAATATAAGCTGGGATCAAGTCGGTATAAATATCAATGGAAGATTACTTAGCCACCTTCGCTTTGCGGATGATCTGATTCTTTTTGAAGAAAACCCAGAAAAATTGCAGGTCATGATTGAAATGCTTACAAATGAAAGTATCAAAGCTGGACTAACCATGAATACAGAAAAAACTAAGGTGATGACAAACTCTATCAAGACAGAAATCAAAGTGAATGGAAAGATATTAGAGTATGTAGAAGAATATGTTTACTTAGGGCAAATAATCTCTCACGAAGACCAAATGTCTAAAGAAATACACAAAAGAATTGCTAATGGCTGGAGAAAATACTGGGCAATGAAAGAAATAATGAAGAGCAAGGATATGAATATAGgtctaaagaaaaaagtatttaatacctGTATACTGCCCTGTGTTACATACGGATGTGAGACTTGGTCCCTTACACAGTTACACAGGAAAAAACTGACAACATTCCAACACGCAGTTGAAAGAAGCATGCTCGGCATCAAGatgaaagataaaattcgaaACACTGACATACGGCGTAAGACAAAACTAACCGACATACTGATCAGAATAGACCAACAAAAATGGAGGTGGACAGGACATTTGATGCGTTCTTCAAAGAACAAATGGAGCAACATTGTCACACACTGGTATCCACGTAACGGCAAAAGAAGTAAAGGACGTCAATACAGACGATGGGAAGACGAACTAAAACTGACAGCAGGTCCAAACTGGAGGAGAGTCACCTTGGACAGAACACAGTGGAAAgaattggaggaggcctttgccgaaAGGCACACTGTTATTAGGGacattctataattttaatgtacatatatatagtaactttaacagtaataaaggctattttatttattttatttatttataagggtAATTCTTGATTATAGTATGTATTATTCAAGCATAAAATACCTtgaaaaataccttttatgtttatgtaagtaatttaatacttagtGATGTAAGGCCATGCATTACTTATTCATCCTATAAAATAGGGCACTGTAATAATCTAATTAGTTACATGATGTTCTATCTAGGTTTGAGAGgctaacataatatacattacataccTCTGGTCCCATGCCTGCTGTGAACATGGCCTCCAACTagtttgagcaactgtatgaTTGTCTAATTTCATTACAGCCATGATTTCATTACTAGTGTCTTCCTTGATGctgtatgtatatttcatcGAGTTTCGTATAGCAACTCCTTTGACAAAAGATTTAAGGTCTGAAGGACTGGCTAAAGGGTCTCGGCGACTACGTCCTGGCACATCTTCGAGTAGATCCTGGCAGCCCATGAGTCTAACTTCTAATGCTCCAGTTACCTGTACACAAGGACTTATTAATGGTGCAGGAGATATGAAAGGAGGTCTTGCATTTGTTGCTCCAGATAAACTAACATAACCAGGACTAGACCCAGTACTGCGTAATTCATGTCCAAGTTCTATAAAAGCAGCACTTTCTGCAGGCAATTCTTGTCGCCGCATATCTAGAGACCTACGCAGCAAGTCCAATTTTTGAGTTGACTCTAACAAGTTTGTTTGAGCTTCTTGCAAAGCTTTTTTGTCTGTAACTTTTTTATCACTTTGTAACAGACGTATGGCATTCTTAGATCCTTCAACAACAGCTGCTTCTATACGTAGACGATTTCTTAACTCAGCAATGCGTTCATCAAGTAGAGGGTGAATTCCACTCATATCCATATTTCTTCCATCTCCATTAGCTCCAGCATTATCACCTTTCTgctgtttataaattttagataTCCTTAGCTTTAAATACTCAATTTTAGCTTTTGAATCTGCAAGCATTTGATGAGCTTCAGCAAGTAGCTTTTTATCTCTTGACTGGTTGCTACTGGTGATACTTTGTATCATATTTTCGGCACCttgttttacttttagttcaatgttcaattgtttttcaaGTGAAGCAAGTTTACGATCTGTCGTGCCTTCGCCCAGTTGGCGTTGCTGCTGCGCCGCCTCCGAAGCCAAGATGATCTCCTCATCATAAGATAAGTCTTCTGGCGATGTAGGGGTTGACTGACCGCGTGATAACAGTAATTGGGATTCTAACTCTTGCAAGTCAGACTTTAattcattcaatttaatattagctTGCTTGACAAGGTTTGCAACATCTGCAAGCGATCTTCGATCAGTGGCTACTTCACGCAATTTCTCCGCGCCTTCCTTAATTTTCAACTCTTTACGTATCTCTCTACGTATAACATCCTTGAGCTCTTCCAGCTTAGACGGCAATGCTATTTCTGGAATACATTCCGTTTTAATACCATACTTGACACCCAGTTCGTAAAGGACGGGATGACGAATATAATCACTGTGGTAATAACCTGGGTCTGCCATAATTGAGGATGCACTGTCTAACGTCAGTTAACCATAATTATGAGAGAAAATAACACTGTTATTGCTtttcaatcaaaattaaaaaacaatgtcACTACGATATACCACATGTATACTTTTTGTAGAAGATTTCATAATGGAAAtagaatatgaaatattaaaactgatgccttaaattaaattaattacaaaacaataaattataaacaagttGATCGGTCAACGAAACCAACGAGATGACCAGCGACGATAAAAATCTACCATACTCGCAGACAATAGACTTACAAAAGTGTGATCCACAGATAATGCAAtccataaaaatactattgagTACCTTATTTCAGTATGagcaacattttttaaataaaaaataaatgtaagaatAGAAATTTAATCATGACTACTAAAagtaataagttatatataagtataatatcgTTATAAaggttatacaattataacttTCTATGGTTTTAATCTTAGCAGAAGTATTTAGACAGACTATCAAGCGATGGAAATAGTTtgacatatttgtttattttatagtattactAGCTGaaccggcaaacgttgttttgccatgtatattatttgtaagaaatatttttttaggtcaataaaaataattatctactataaGTGTTCAAAAGAATGATTTATGTagggtaataaattaatattttaataaatattaatttattaccctacataatacattaatatgtagagaatatattttaaattacaattcttgctagttatctaaatatcaaaaataaagaatcaaagaaatcaaattaaaatagggggttgattgtaaagggttgaaaattcagggttgatgtatttactaatgctgtatcattaaaaaaataaaaaaaatatctaaaattgaaaaaaataatttcggggtggattacccttaacatgtagggggatgaaaaatagatgttgtctgattttcagacctacccaatatgcacacaaaatttcatgagaatcgggaaagccgtttcggaggagtttaaccacaaacaccgcgacacgagaattttatatataagatatatcttATGAGACCAGTTTTTAGAACCAAACACATAGTCAGCACACAAACATAAACTTTCAATACTTTCTCTgtctgacatttttatttcacttctCAACCGCTTGAACTGacgttttatcataaaattaattaggttatataaaaacaaatgaaattaattaaaaaacaattgactttaaccttttctatttaaagagtaaaaaaataatcatttggaGTCTGTAGAAGTTACAGTttggaaacataaatttaacattctcaCACCCACCCCCGCAATCCCTATTGGAAATAGAATTTCGTAAAATCCTATTTGAGATGATTTCTGCAtgacaaataaaagattactACCAAAGTTAAAGTCTATAGAGGTTACagtttggaaataaaaatttcacattttaacACCCACTACCGCAATCTTTTTCGGCGGTGGGTTGTTGTAAAATCCGCTCTTAAATCATTTCTGCATCACAGACGACTCTAGCTAAATTTGGAGTCTGTAGGAGCTAcggcttaaaaataaaaaatttaattgttaaaccACCCCCGCAACCCCCTGTGGGGTGAGCTACCGTAAAATTCGTTCATAGACGATTTCTACATCTCTTACAGAAGATTCCTaccaaatttggaatttataggagctatagtttaaaaacggGAATTGTTCATTGTTAACGCCCCCGCAATCCCCTTGGGGGgatgaatttcttaaaatccgTTTTTAGTTGACCTTTACATAACGAAAGTAATATTCCTACCAAGTTTCACATTTCTAAGTCCTATAGTTCCCGAGATTTCGTGGTGAGTAACTATAGAAACTGGAATACTTCGATTATCATCGAAATATTTAACGTTTTATcagacttttttaaaattttcttacatatGAACATTCTCCTGACAATTCtgaagacaataaaaaaaaattaacccaatcggtccagccgttctcAAGTgatcttcttcttcaagtgccactccattactggaggttggccgtcagttttCTGAACCGCGTCTTATCCTgcgccagatgcagcaaccCCTCCGCACTCGCAATACCTGTCCACTCCCTGACGTTGCGAAGTCTCAAGTGATACTCGATCATAGATAcggcaatttatttttattaaaaaatgagaGTAGGTGTGCAGGGGTGCGTGGGAGTTGGTGGGTGGATGCGTGGAAGTTTGTAAGTGGATGCGTGGAAGTTTGTAAGTAGATTCTTAGCTGAATGTAAAAGAACATTATCCGTTTAGTAAACTCCGTTGAAATccatgaaaacaaaagaatcgAGAGAAAACGCTTGCAATTAGCGGGATAAAATATGTTCATATaagtaaaacagcaataaaaaaatgaacaacAAAATGCCATAAACCATCTAGGAAAAATTTCGCATCGAATAGTGGTAGTTTCATGTCGGTACGATCAGTGGTTTAGGCGTGAAAGAGCCTCAAACGAagaccattttcattatatatatatatagataaaataggAGAAGATAAGATATCAGGATCAACTGTCTATACATTTTGATGAAACCTTATACCTCATTTACATTCAGCCCTGCCGCTGCCGGCGATAATTCCCTAAATACTCCCAGGTGCTAGGCGAGTACTGAGCGTCGGTGCAGAAGCAagaatataaagtataaacacACACTGCCGCTCGCGCTGCCGGCTCTTTGACTTCCGCACAAAAAACCGCCGGGAGCGCCGGGCATCGCGAGTGACAATGGCAGTGGCGAGAGAATGATTGCGCTTACATACTCGTCCTACCCACTTCCCTGCTCACTACGGCTGAATGTTAATGTGACATAAGATTATGAACATATCTTTATTGATAACAGATTATACAGatcatttttaagaaaataaatttacaatattttgtaatgttttagttatattcTTGTTGTTTCATTCATATGTTCTGGAAGTTTCAGGAATAAATAATCTTCTGGTGTCGGCGCATAtacttatcaataataaattgctAGTGTTAAGTATTAACGGCTGATTGGAGAACGTTTTTTTAACTACAATTTCTAATCTAATCTGTCATCAAAACTTTGTATAAGGCATACTCTAACTTGTCTTTGGAGTCTGGACTCTGTGGCTCAAATAAAGCTAAAAGATGGCTGTGTTTGTGTTACGCTTTCACTTCCTACATTCGCGAAGgatctattaaatattatgaatttgaattaactGCATATTCATTTAGtcatttctaatattttgacTATATGCGTTAATTGATAGCTGTAATCTATCTTTGTTTCATTACAAACTCAAAGAACATCTGTCAAACTCAAGTATAATTTCATACGATTCACATTTCACTGAGTGcctacaatatatgtatagcgTGGACTGtagtaacataataaaacatacctTCACAAGAATCGTGTCACTGTTTTAATGGAAAAGGATGCCTGTTAAAGTAGATATTACTCCACCCCCGCCAGCTAACTCCAAACAGCCGGGAGTAACTAAATCTCTTCTCTACAACGGCTCAAAGTTTCAAGGGCATCAGAAATCCAAAGGAAATTCGTATGAAGTCGAAGTTGTGCTGCAGGTTAGTAAGAAATACGcaaaaagtgaaataaaataatagtgagctgtattacaaaaatatatttatttgttaacttCACATAATTGAATAAGTcgttttttatgaaacttctttgtttttcaaaaatttagaTCCGTGTTTGATTTACAGCATGTCGACGAAGAGAATTCGTATCTTTgtggttatttaaaaataaaaggactGACAGAGGAGTTTCCAACTTTGACAACATTCTTTGATGGAGAAATAATATCAGCCAAATATCCGTTTCTAACAAGAAAGTGGGATGCAGATGAAGATGTTGATAGAAAACATTGGGTGTGTatggttttataatattaaattatgggTATGtggataatacattttatttattgttatgagTAATTAACAAGTACCCATGCTATGTGTAACCTtatgttacaatttatttaataaaatgtgtgattttttttataaatttcagaGTAAGTTTGAGTTATTTGTCCCATATTTGAAGACATTTAACTCTGATTCATTTGACTATGAATCTTTAGCAAAGGCTGATTATGTGTTTATGAGGTGGAAAGAACACTTCTTAGTTCCAGACCATacaataaaagatattaatgGTGCTTCATTTGCTGgtttctattatatatgttttcacAAATCAGCGGCAACAATAGAAGGTTATTATTATCACAGAAGTTCAGAATGGTAAGGAATGTTTTATCTAAAGTtcaatgaattaaatttaggtCAATAgtctttaattgtttatttatgtctaGAGATTAAGTGTAATTTTGAATAACTGGCTAGTTTCAAAAACATAAGTAACAATAGCTATTATGTTCACTacagaattttatttgtatcaaatgaaaaattgttttcattcaGGAGCTTGGCTGATCAtccaaaactttaaatatcaaacaaaatatattatgtaagaaCTTATTTGCCATTAAGTGTAATTCTAGTTtcctttaaaaacttatgtatcATCTTTTTTGAAGgagtacttattttaaatcctttattattttttccaggTTCCAATCGCTGACATTAAGCCATGTTCCTGAACACAGTATCCAAATTTATGAATTCAGATGAAACATCTGTAGTTTGTGGATGGTTGGAATATTTTAAGAGTACATAAATGttcttttaaagttttactCGGAAACCTGCTTAGATATGTAAAGAAAGATATGTTCTCCTGCAATTGTAGTATCGCTAttgatcaataaataatattacttttgacatatgaacaatatttaaacctgTCCTTgcatatacttttaatttgtataattttatccaTAAAATCAGTAGTCaacatgttttatattaatattgcatATAATCAAAGTGGAGGGAGTGTAGTAGGGCTTTTTAATAAGCACTATTTGGAAATTATTGCAAATGTTGCCAGCTATTAATCAACTATAATTGTGATATAATGTACAAATCATTTGCATATAAGTTAAGTGTTTTTGATTAGTTACTTTGTAGACTgttctttaattatagaagaggagttacctatttttatagtGTGTGCAAGTACAGGATTGTATGGTATGaacaagtataatatatttgtattgtagaTTATCCATTATCTGTTATCAGAGAattgactattttttttttcaataaaatgacTTAACATAACAagggtttatttatatttccattgttcatataataaaaatctggtaaaaaaggatttagaataccaaacaatattttttcttgcaatcattttaatataacacatatttacaataaaatactggcaatgatagaaataatatgtaagtataatatatgtcTATAATTTGCGGGAGTTAGCGCGCTACtgacaaattattaatgttagcttagttaaagttttatatttttaaactaaaactttttttacatcgtctcaaactttttggtctatgtagcgcatgtcgcgtgacggtcggagtagggataaagtgacAGGCGCCCGTCATATGTTGGGTATCGATTACGCGCTCCAAGAGTCGAATATTTGCGCGCGCTCCAGCCGCGTGAAATGGATTCGGGACGCGCGCCAATGTGATCGTTGGAGCGCCCGAACGCGGAGCGGACAGCGGTCCGTTCCGACCGGTGTTGATTTTTTACCACGCATCAGTCGCGCGCCATTTGGGACGGACATGtcgtattttttgtgtttgttgCGCTCCCAATTATGGATAACCAAAGTTgccataaattaatatgactgTATGGTACAAAACAAATTGCTACTATTACTACTAACTACTGTGGAATAGCAAAAGTTCAGTTCAAGAAATAGTAGTGAAATGGGAGTCCCTATTCaggaattaaagaaaaaattactGTGCTCCTATCATCGTAAAGAAGAGAAAAATGGAGAATATCTAAAAGCCAAATCACTGGCTCtggtaattattatacagatttttaaattacaactgTTAATTAACTCAAAACTGCTTCCATGATGAAGGGCCCACCACCGGAACAGTTGTCACGCGCGCCAGGCGCGCTTAGTTGATATTCTTCAAAGATTTGGAACGCGTTTCGCGGAACGCACTCTCGGTGCGGTCGTTCATGGCGCGCGCGCCAGGAGCGCGTAATCGATACCCAGCTATAGCAGCCAAGAccaatatggcggcgcacATAGTTCAGTTCGCAGCAGCTGACCGTGTAGACTGAAGACCGTGAAGAACTGTgtgtatagactattattcatttgagccagtgctccacgctattttaatatgtatatataatctaaataattgttaagtattatatcgtactctctaagacagagaattcaa includes:
- the LOC111002830 gene encoding serine/threonine-protein kinase N, with translation MADPGYYHSDYIRHPVLYELGVKYGIKTECIPEIALPSKLEELKDVIRREIRKELKIKEGAEKLREVATDRRSLADVANLVKQANIKLNELKSDLQELESQLLLSRGQSTPTSPEDLSYDEEIILASEAAQQQRQLGEGTTDRKLASLEKQLNIELKVKQGAENMIQSITSSNQSRDKKLLAEAHQMLADSKAKIEYLKLRISKIYKQQKGDNAGANGDGRNMDMSGIHPLLDERIAELRNRLRIEAAVVEGSKNAIRLLQSDKKVTDKKALQEAQTNLLESTQKLDLLRRSLDMRRQELPAESAAFIELGHELRSTGSSPGYVSLSGATNARPPFISPAPLISPCVQVTGALEVRLMGCQDLLEDVPGRSRRDPLASPSDLKSFVKGVAIRNSMKYTYSIKEDTSNEIMAVMKLDNHTVAQTSWRPCSQQAWDQRFTIKLDKSRELEIGIHWKDWRGLCAVKFLRLEEFIDDIRHGMALELEPQGLLFAEIKFLNPIVSRKPKLQRQRKIFKQQGKNIPRPSYGEMHIPAVVLGRLLKRSSPSVQNIQNALSQSQHHNFETHHDNKDIDNTNATFTGMAGVRPLGLPTIPHVPILQPPPKPSLPVQPPPNVSTLRMEKELQEAFAFLEDSYTRDNYIAKDPQSSACNTPLVEYPPSPSPKLLLEYPSSDDQIVEITSNMRLSSSRSSSVIETMSKEPDSRRQSGEMSMNSFRLLSVLGRGHFGKVILAQYKPTNEYFAIKALKKGDIIARDEVDSLLSEKRIFEVANAIRHPFLVNLFACFQTDQHVCFVMEYAAGGDLMMHIHADVFTEPRAVFYAACVVLGLQYLHENNIIYRDLKLDNLLLDTEGYVKIADFGLCKEGMGWGDRTGTFCGTPEFLAPEVLTETSYTRAVDWWGLGVLIFEMLVGESPFPGEDEGEVFDSIVNDEVRYPRTLSLESIALMRRLLRKNPERRLGSSERDAEDVKKQAFFRNVDWEQLLLRKVKPPFVPTINNLEDVSNFDSEFTSEAAVLTPPKEPRPLSTTDHKLFSDFTYMADWC
- the LOC111002833 gene encoding glucose-induced degradation protein 4 homolog is translated as MPVKVDITPPPPANSKQPGVTKSLLYNGSKFQGHQKSKGNSYEVEVVLQHVDEENSYLCGYLKIKGLTEEFPTLTTFFDGEIISAKYPFLTRKWDADEDVDRKHWSKFELFVPYLKTFNSDSFDYESLAKADYVFMRWKEHFLVPDHTIKDINGASFAGFYYICFHKSAATIEGYYYHRSSEWFQSLTLSHVPEHSIQIYEFR